The following proteins are encoded in a genomic region of Thermococcus pacificus:
- a CDS encoding beta-CASP ribonuclease aCPSF1, producing MIRRETFVDDILRDIREVISQMVPPEARITEVEFEGPELVIYVKNPEAIMRDGELIKNLAKVLKKRISVRPDPDILLPPEKAEEMIKELVPKEAEITNISFDPSVGEVIIEAKKPGLVIGKNGETLRLITQKVHWAPRVIRTPPLQSQTIYSIRQILQAEAKDRRKFLRQAGRNIYRKPETKSEWIRITGLGGFREVGRSALLVQTNESYVLVDFGVNIAALRDPKKAFPHFDAPEFRYVLDAGLLDAIIITHAHLDHSGMLPYLFRYKLFDGPIYTTPPTRDLMVLLQQDFIEIQKMNGVEPLYRPRDIKEVIKHTITLDYGEVRDIAPDMRLTLHNAGHILGSSIVHLHIGNGLHNIAITGDFKFIPTRLFEPAVSRFPRVETLVMESTYGGSNDYQMPREEAEKRLIEVIHQTIRRGGKVLIPAMAVGRAQEIMMVLEEYARIGGLEVSIYLDGMIWEATAIHTAYPEYLSRHLREQIFHEGYNPFLNPIFKSVANSRERQDIIDSGEPAIIIATSGMLVGGPSVEYFKQLASDPKNSIIFVSYQAEGTLGRQVQRGLREIPLVGEDGRTEVVNVNMEVHTIDGFSGHADRKELISYIARLRPRPERVITVHGETHKCLDLSTSIHKKFGIPTRAPNNLDAIRLK from the coding sequence GTGATACGGAGAGAGACATTCGTTGACGACATCCTACGCGATATAAGGGAAGTGATAAGCCAGATGGTTCCCCCGGAGGCCAGGATAACCGAGGTCGAGTTCGAGGGGCCGGAGCTCGTCATATACGTCAAGAACCCTGAGGCCATAATGCGCGACGGGGAGCTCATCAAGAACCTCGCCAAGGTCCTCAAGAAGCGCATAAGCGTCCGCCCCGACCCAGACATCCTCCTTCCGCCCGAGAAAGCGGAGGAGATGATAAAGGAGCTCGTCCCCAAGGAGGCCGAGATAACCAACATCAGCTTCGACCCATCGGTTGGCGAGGTCATCATAGAGGCCAAGAAACCAGGTCTCGTCATAGGAAAGAACGGGGAGACGCTAAGGCTCATAACCCAGAAGGTCCACTGGGCCCCCAGGGTCATCAGAACTCCGCCGCTTCAGAGCCAGACGATTTACTCCATAAGGCAGATACTCCAGGCCGAGGCCAAGGACAGGAGAAAGTTCCTCCGCCAGGCTGGCAGGAACATCTACCGCAAGCCCGAGACAAAGAGTGAGTGGATAAGGATAACCGGTCTCGGAGGATTCAGGGAGGTTGGCAGGAGCGCACTCCTGGTTCAAACCAACGAGAGCTACGTTCTGGTCGACTTCGGAGTCAACATAGCGGCCCTGCGCGACCCCAAGAAGGCATTCCCTCACTTCGATGCACCTGAGTTCCGCTATGTGCTCGATGCCGGGTTATTGGACGCAATAATAATCACCCACGCCCACCTCGATCACAGCGGCATGCTTCCCTACCTCTTCCGCTACAAGCTCTTCGACGGGCCGATATACACCACCCCTCCGACGAGGGACCTGATGGTTCTCCTCCAGCAGGACTTCATTGAGATACAGAAGATGAACGGCGTCGAGCCGCTCTACAGGCCGAGGGACATAAAAGAGGTCATCAAGCACACAATAACCCTCGACTACGGCGAGGTTAGGGACATAGCCCCCGACATGAGGCTCACGCTCCACAACGCGGGCCACATACTCGGTTCATCGATAGTGCACCTCCACATAGGCAACGGGCTGCACAACATAGCCATCACCGGCGACTTCAAGTTCATCCCGACGAGGCTCTTCGAGCCTGCAGTGAGCAGGTTCCCGCGCGTTGAAACCCTTGTTATGGAGTCCACCTACGGTGGAAGCAACGACTACCAGATGCCGCGTGAGGAGGCAGAGAAGAGGCTCATAGAGGTCATCCACCAGACCATAAGGCGCGGCGGAAAGGTGCTCATCCCGGCGATGGCAGTCGGAAGGGCGCAGGAGATAATGATGGTCCTCGAGGAGTACGCGAGGATCGGCGGCCTTGAAGTGTCGATTTACCTCGATGGAATGATATGGGAAGCTACCGCGATCCATACCGCCTACCCGGAGTACCTCAGCAGACACCTCCGCGAGCAGATATTCCACGAGGGCTACAACCCGTTCCTCAACCCGATATTCAAGTCCGTCGCCAACAGCAGGGAGAGGCAGGACATCATAGACTCCGGCGAGCCAGCGATAATCATAGCCACCTCAGGTATGCTCGTCGGCGGACCGAGCGTCGAGTACTTCAAGCAGCTAGCCTCAGATCCGAAGAACAGCATTATCTTCGTCAGCTACCAGGCGGAGGGAACCCTCGGAAGACAGGTGCAGAGGGGTCTGAGGGAGATACCGCTCGTCGGCGAGGACGGAAGAACCGAGGTGGTCAACGTCAACATGGAGGTTCACACCATCGACGGCTTCTCCGGTCACGCGGACAGGAAGGAGCTCATAAGCTACATCGCCAGGCTCAGGCCCAGGCCGGAGAGGGTCATAACCGTCCACGGCGAGACCCACAAGTGCCTCGACCTCAGCACGAGCATCCACAAGAAGTTCGGTATCCCGACGCGCGCCCCGAACAACCTCGACGCCATAAGGCTCAAGTGA